The stretch of DNA TTGTGCCAATATGATTGAGTACAGGAAGAAGCTGCTCAAATTTCTCCTTATTTCCTCCTACCATCAATGTAAGAGTACCTTTTTCTGCTCCTGCAGCGCCTCCACTTACGGGGGCATCTAAAACCTGTACATTTTTCTCTTGGGCTTTTTGAGCGATATATTGAATAGATTTGGGAGTAATACTACTTAAATCAACAATTGTCCTTCCTTCTTCCATTCCCTCGAGTACTCCATCTTTTCCTAAGATAACATTTTCCACAATCATAGAATTAGGAAGGGATGTAAAAACAACATCTGCTTCTTTAGCTGCTTGGGCAGGGGATTGTCCTTCCTTAGCTCCCATATCCACTAATTCCTTTACTGCTTCTTTGTTCAAATCAAATACCGTTAGAGAATATCCTCCCTTTAAAACATTTGCTGCCATTCTTTTTCCCATTACTCCTAAACCAACAAAACCAATATTCATAATTAGCCTCCTATTTAAAATATCTTTTAAAATATTTTTCTTTGTCATTACTATCTTAATATATAAGCAAATTTCATGCCAAAATTTTAACGCCTTTTTAGGCTTATTTTATCGATATTTTCCTCTTTATCTTTCACATATGAAATGCTTCCATTGTATCATGGGGGAAATTACCCAATTAAGGCATTCGATAGTCTTTCACATATGAAATGGTATTTTATATTGTGAAAGGCTTTTTCCCTTCTACAATGATAATTTTATACTACAATAATAAATAGAAGTGTAATTGTACACTTCTATTTATTATAGTTAGATTACATATTTAATTTTAAGTCTCCGTCTTTTATCCAGTTTTTCTTTCTCATAAAGTTCGTAATAATAGGGGTTAAAACTATTGGAATAATAATGTGTAATAGAAGTATTCCAATATACATTGATGATCCACCCTTACCTACTGCTTCCATAGCATTAATGGTTCCAAACTGGCCTACAAATCCACTGGTACCCATACCTGCTCCCATGGGTGTACCCTCCATTTTAAAAATTAAGGTAGCTAAAGGTCCTGTAATTGCCGCGACTAATGTTGGAGGTATCCATACCTTCCAGTTTTTTACGATATTAGGTACATGAAGCATGGATGTTCCTAAACCTACAGCTGCAACTCCTCCCCAGCCATTTTCTCTATAGCTCATCACAGCAAATCCTACCATTTGGGCACTACATCCTGCAGTGGCTGCACCTGCCGCTATGCCTCCAAGACTTAACATCATACAGATAGCTGCACTACTAATAGGTAAAGTTAAAGCCATTCCTACGATAACAGATACTAAAATTCCCATTAAAAATGGTTGTAAGGTAGTCGCGTACATAATAAGCGATCCTAAACCAGTCATAAATGATCCTACTACAGGTCCTACAACAGAACCCACTAAAACACCTACAATAATGGTGACTGCTGGAGTAACAATAATGTCTAACTTAGTTTCTTTAGAAACCATCTTACCAAATTCTGTTCCAATGATTGTGGCGATAAAGGCCCCTACTGGTCCTCCCAAGGCATTACCTGCAGCTCCTATAATAACTGCTGAAAACATAACCAAAGGTGGAGCCTGCAAACCGTGGGCTATAGCTACCCCTATGGCAGCCCCTGACATATCCCTAGCTAGAGGCCAGATGGTCTCAGTAAGAAAAGGAATATGCAGCTTGTCTCCTATGGTATTTAGAATGGTACCAATTAATAAAGATGCAAAAAGTCCTAGTGCCATAAAACTCATGGCGTCAATTAAATATCTTTGTACAGAAATCTCAATGTTCTTTCTCTTTAAAAAGCTTTCTTTTTTGTCTGTGGGTGTCGGCATAGTTTTCTCCTCCATGTATAAATCCCCCTTATTTTATTTTTTATTTAAAGCTTCTATGATGGCTTCAGGAGTTACAGGTACTTCTGTAAATCTAACCCCTATAGCATCATAAATAGCATTTAAAATCGCAGGTGCTACTGGTATTAAAGCTGGTTCTCCTACTCCCTTTGCTCCAAAAGGACCTGTAGAGGTAGGATCTTCTACAATAATAGGATAAATCTCTGGGATATCTGCCATAGTATAGACTAGATATTTTGAAAAATCAGGGTTTGTTATTCTCCCTTTTTCTACTTCTACCTTTTCTAAAAGGGCTAAACCTGCTCCCATGGAATATCCACCTTCTATTTGTCCCTCTACCATTTTTTTATTGATAGCTTTCCCCACATCATGGGCTGCTACCACCTTTAACACATGGACTTCTCCTGTCAGTGTATCAACTTCCACTTCTACAACATGAGTAGCAAAAGCATAACAAGCATAGGGAATTCCCTGCATAGTAACGGGATCTAGGGATGTAGTGTCTGGATTAAAGGAACCGCTTCCTAAAGCAATGAGTCCTCTTTTCTTCATTTCTCCCATGAGTTCACCATAGGATAGAAACTGATCTGTATCCTGTATTACAATCGCTTTCTTATTTTTCAAATCTACCTCTTCAGGGCTAACTCCCAATACTTCCGCCGCTACTTTAACTAAGGTTTCCTTTGCCATTTTGGCGGCTAAATGACAGGCATTTCCTGAAATATAAGTTTGTCTACTAGCAGAAGTTGCCCCTCCCTCTGGGGTAACTCCCGTATCTGCAGCAATAACATGAACATCCTCATAATCAACCCCTAAGGTTTCTGCAACAATTTGTGCCATGACGGTAGAGGAGCCCTGTCCAATATCCGCACATCCTACTAGGGCCGTAACTGATCCATCTCCATGGACCTCTACAAAGGCAGCTGCTGGATTAGGCAAACCGGTATTGCCTATTCCATACCACATACATCCTATTCCCGTTCCTCTTTTTTTCATATTACTTCACCTCACCATCATTAAAAATAACTTCCTTGGCCTTCTCCATAGATTTTTCTATGGTTTCAGCAATCCCTACACTATCGAATAATTTCTGATTAGTCGCTGTGATGGATCCTGCCCTTAGGACATTTTTCATTCTAATTTCGTAGGGGCTTATGGATAGTTTTTCCGCTAAAATATCCATTTGTCCCTCATGGGCTATAGCCGCTTGGGGAACTCCAAATCCCCTAAAGGCCCCTGCCATTGGGTTGTTGGTATAAGCAAAGGCAGCTTTTATCCTTACATTGGGGATTTCGTAAGGGCCTGTTAAGTGAGTCATATTTCTAGCAATTACCGCTGGTCCATAGGAGGCATAAGCTCCTGTATCCCCTGTAACATAAGCATCCATGGCAAGAATTTTCCCTTCTTTCGTCGCTCCTGTTTTTACTTTCATGGTCATAGGATGACGTTTGGAAGAAAGAAGCATGGATTCATGTCTATTTCTAGTAAACTTTACAGGTCTTCCTGTATAATAGGCCAACAGGGCTGCATGACATTGTACAGAAATATCCA from Irregularibacter muris encodes:
- a CDS encoding PTS transporter subunit IIC codes for the protein MEEKTMPTPTDKKESFLKRKNIEISVQRYLIDAMSFMALGLFASLLIGTILNTIGDKLHIPFLTETIWPLARDMSGAAIGVAIAHGLQAPPLVMFSAVIIGAAGNALGGPVGAFIATIIGTEFGKMVSKETKLDIIVTPAVTIIVGVLVGSVVGPVVGSFMTGLGSLIMYATTLQPFLMGILVSVIVGMALTLPISSAAICMMLSLGGIAAGAATAGCSAQMVGFAVMSYRENGWGGVAAVGLGTSMLHVPNIVKNWKVWIPPTLVAAITGPLATLIFKMEGTPMGAGMGTSGFVGQFGTINAMEAVGKGGSSMYIGILLLHIIIPIVLTPIITNFMRKKNWIKDGDLKLNM
- a CDS encoding xanthine dehydrogenase family protein molybdopterin-binding subunit, which encodes MKKRGTGIGCMWYGIGNTGLPNPAAAFVEVHGDGSVTALVGCADIGQGSSTVMAQIVAETLGVDYEDVHVIAADTGVTPEGGATSASRQTYISGNACHLAAKMAKETLVKVAAEVLGVSPEEVDLKNKKAIVIQDTDQFLSYGELMGEMKKRGLIALGSGSFNPDTTSLDPVTMQGIPYACYAFATHVVEVEVDTLTGEVHVLKVVAAHDVGKAINKKMVEGQIEGGYSMGAGLALLEKVEVEKGRITNPDFSKYLVYTMADIPEIYPIIVEDPTSTGPFGAKGVGEPALIPVAPAILNAIYDAIGVRFTEVPVTPEAIIEALNKK
- a CDS encoding NAD(P)-dependent oxidoreductase, which translates into the protein MNIGFVGLGVMGKRMAANVLKGGYSLTVFDLNKEAVKELVDMGAKEGQSPAQAAKEADVVFTSLPNSMIVENVILGKDGVLEGMEEGRTIVDLSSITPKSIQYIAQKAQEKNVQVLDAPVSGGAAGAEKGTLTLMVGGNKEKFEQLLPVLNHIGTKVTHVGDVGAGDTVKLVNNLLLGVNMVAVAEALSLGVKAGLKPEVLYDIISQSSGSSYALTAKYKNFIAKGNFEPGFMIDLQYKDLQLAVDTAKDLKAPLMIGNLSQQMYEMARAKGLGTEDISAVLKLYEEWENVEVREEQA